Proteins from one Xenopus tropicalis strain Nigerian chromosome 1, UCB_Xtro_10.0, whole genome shotgun sequence genomic window:
- the LOC100493858 gene encoding adenosine deaminase domain-containing protein 1-like isoform X2, with the protein MANNVNWIQRSSVPSFAQMLKKNLPAQAPAVNLSSTVSTCCPYVEPDCGTAKVTQITGFPPITLPEPFLSEMIVPASLSSLPPRKVTKEFVVKYRHGDLNPVSALYQFAQMQRMEIDLKSTVTTDKRTFIHEKISSIIKETFTNLISKYPEYESCGSSLAAFVIEKDTFIGSCCFSTVEVME; encoded by the exons atggcaaataatgtGAACTGGATTCAGCGTTCAAGTGTGCCAAGTTTTGCACAGATGCTAAAGAAGAATTTACCTGCTCAAGCTCCAGCTGTGAATCTGAGCTCCACAGTTTCCACATGCTGCCCATATGTTGAACCTGATTGTGGAACAGCAAAGGTTACTCAAATCACAg GTTTTCCACCGATTACTTTACCTGAACCATTTTTATCAGAAATGATTGTACCTGCATCACTCTCCTCACTGCCACCTAGAAAGGTTACAAAGGAATTTGTGGTGAAATACAGACATGGTGACCTCAATCCTGTTTCTGCTTTATACCAGTTTGCACAGATGCAGCGAATGGAAATTGATCTAAAATCAACTGTAACAACAG ATAAGCGCACTTTTATTCATGAAAAGATTTCCTCTATTATTAAAGAAACCTTTACTAATTTAATATCCAAATATCCTGAATATGAAAGCTGTGGTAGCTCATTAGCTGCGTTTGTCATTGAAAAAG ATACTTTTATAGGCAGTTGCTGCTTTTCTACAGTGGAAGTAATGGAATGA
- the LOC100493858 gene encoding adenosine deaminase domain-containing protein 1-like isoform X1 produces the protein MANNVNWIQRSSVPSFAQMLKKNLPAQAPAVNLSSTVSTCCPYVEPDCGTAKVTQITGFPPITLPEPFLSEMIVPASLSSLPPRKVTKEFVVKYRHGDLNPVSALYQFAQMQRMEIDLKSTVTTDKRTFIHEKISSIIKETFTNLISKYPEYESCGSSLAAFVIEKGIALLWFIQSGLPQAKSDG, from the exons atggcaaataatgtGAACTGGATTCAGCGTTCAAGTGTGCCAAGTTTTGCACAGATGCTAAAGAAGAATTTACCTGCTCAAGCTCCAGCTGTGAATCTGAGCTCCACAGTTTCCACATGCTGCCCATATGTTGAACCTGATTGTGGAACAGCAAAGGTTACTCAAATCACAg GTTTTCCACCGATTACTTTACCTGAACCATTTTTATCAGAAATGATTGTACCTGCATCACTCTCCTCACTGCCACCTAGAAAGGTTACAAAGGAATTTGTGGTGAAATACAGACATGGTGACCTCAATCCTGTTTCTGCTTTATACCAGTTTGCACAGATGCAGCGAATGGAAATTGATCTAAAATCAACTGTAACAACAG ATAAGCGCACTTTTATTCATGAAAAGATTTCCTCTATTATTAAAGAAACCTTTACTAATTTAATATCCAAATATCCTGAATATGAAAGCTGTGGTAGCTCATTAGCTGCGTTTGTCATTGAAAAAG GCATTGCTCTACTATGGTTTATACAGTCTGGCCTACCTCAAGCAAAGTCGGATGGCTGA
- the LOC116411993 gene encoding protein kinase C theta type-like, producing MSNKSHVRVLHNILVLSVSSFAEGHACITCNSLGFLVPVFHSLPFCLCTQQYAFLVMEYAGGGSLSNLLGIKHHLKKRHVIFYSAELICGVQYLHSLGIIHRDLKPDNILLTSDGHMKIADFGIAAEGVFGHKTIRGKTGTCWYMAPELLGNKKYNAAVDWWSLGIILSEIATGRSPFDDHYHQQDVRSSILTEKPVFPEGMSTTLQDLLQKLLKKRPHKRLGMNGNIREHQLYRKINWEDVERQRISPPIRFEADHNEFTSADLPFLNGNTALDSDDCILECFTYLNPSWQE from the exons ATGAGCAACAAAAGCCATGTTAGAGTATTACACAACATACTTGTTCTTTCTGTATCTAGTTTTGCTGAGGGACATGCCTGTATTACATGCAATAGTTTGGGGTTTCTTGTTCCTGTGTTTCACTCTCTTCCCTTTTGTCTCTGCACTCAGCAATATGCCTTTCTGGTCATGGAGTATGCGGGCGGAGGCAGCCTCAGCAACCTGCTGGGCATCAAGCACCAtctgaaaaaaagacatgtcaT CTTTTACTCTGCAGAACTAATTTGTGGTGTTCAGTATCTCCATTCTCTAGGTATCATCCATCG AGATCTTAAGCCAGACAACATCCTGCTTACCAGCGACGGACACATGAAAATCGCTGATTTCGGCATCGCAGCAGAAGGCGTTTTTGGCCACAAGACCATCCGTGGGAAAACTGGAACATGCTGGTACATGGCCCCAGAG CTGCTAGGTAACAAGAAGTACAACgcagcagtagactggtggtcattagGGATAATACTTAGTGAAATAGCCACAGGAAGATCCCCATTTGATGACCACTACCACCAACAGGATGTGAGAAGTTCCATCCTCACTGAGAAGCCGGTGTTTCCTGAGGGGATGAGCACAACATTGCAAGATCTCCTGCAGAAG CTCCTGAAGAAAAGACCACACAAACGTCTTGGGATGAATGGAAATATAAGGGAACACCAACTCTATAGGAAAATTAATTGGGAGGACGTGGAAAGGCAAAGGATTTCACCACCAATTAGATTTGAAGCT gatCACAATGAATTTACAAGTGCCGACCTACCATTCTTGAATGGCAACACCGCTTTGGATTCAGATGACTGCATTCTTGAATGCTTTACATATCTGAATCCCAGCTGGCAGGAGTGA
- the LOC116411992 gene encoding protein kinase C delta type-like: MESVSKKRRRQQETTTEEEMKRKKMKLLDSQERTEERRSQERQPIQAERLPEHIITNYEFHSILGRGTFGKVFLASIPTKKERVAVKVIRKTPKDEEKKTIEKEARILKVACGSPFLCRGLAAFQTKVSYFQCCHTVWFTSCLSPKLSLMP, from the exons ATGGAGTCTGTCTCCAAGAAGAGAAGAAGACAACAAGAGACAACTACAGAAGAAGAGATGAAGAGGAAGAAGATGAAACTTCTGGACAGCCAGGAAAGAACCG aagaaagaagaagccaGGAGAGACAGCCCATTCAAGCTGAGCGTCTACCGGAACACATTATTACCAACTATGAGTTCCACTCGATTCTTGGCCGAGGCACATTTGGCAAG GTGTTTTTGGCTTCCATCCCCACGAAGAAAGAACGCGTGGCTGTAAAAGTCATCAGGAAGACACCCAAGGACGAGGAGAAGAAAACGATAGAGAAGGAGGCCAGAATCCTGAAGGTTGCTTGCGGCAGTCCATTCTTGTGCCGTGGCCTTGCAGCCTTTCAGACCAAAGTAAGTTACTTCCAATGCTGCCATACCGTTTGGTTTACTAGTTGCCTATCCCCAAAGCTCAGCTTAATGCCATGA